In the uncultured Methanobacterium sp. genome, one interval contains:
- a CDS encoding FprA family A-type flavoprotein, with amino-acid sequence MKAESEKIGEGVYWVGVLDWDIRKYHGYTLNGTTYNAYLVFGDDKVALIDNAYPGNYQELMARVEDAFEKEGKEVNLDVIVQNHVEKDHSGVLPELHRRFPEAPIYCTEIAVKGLLKHFPALEGANFIEVGTGDALELGGKTLAFLDAFLLHWPDSMFTLLVEQGILFPNDAFGQHICYPQRFDHEIPEHVLMDGTQKFYANLITPLSKLVLKKFQEVTDLGLLEQIKMIAPAHGQIWTDPMKVIGAYSTWATGECQDKITIIYDTMHQSTQKMAHAVAEGAMSEGVDVKMYFLHEDERSEIVKDILESKAIALGAPTIYDEPYPSVGDLIYYLRGLKFNRTGRERLALTFGSMGGKGGAPETLARDLKECGFNVLNEYEVYYVPDADELEKCFEAGKKLAQEIKKA; translated from the coding sequence ATGAAAGCAGAGTCAGAAAAAATTGGTGAAGGCGTATACTGGGTAGGAGTTTTAGACTGGGACATAAGAAAGTACCATGGATACACTCTAAACGGAACTACCTACAACGCTTATCTTGTATTCGGGGACGACAAAGTGGCTTTAATTGACAACGCCTACCCTGGCAACTATCAGGAACTCATGGCCCGGGTGGAAGATGCATTTGAAAAAGAAGGCAAAGAAGTTAACCTTGACGTGATAGTACAAAACCACGTTGAAAAAGACCACAGTGGAGTTTTACCAGAATTACACCGCAGATTCCCAGAAGCACCAATTTACTGCACAGAAATTGCAGTTAAAGGGCTACTGAAACATTTCCCTGCCTTAGAAGGTGCTAACTTCATTGAAGTGGGAACCGGAGATGCACTGGAACTGGGCGGAAAAACACTGGCATTTTTAGATGCATTCTTACTGCACTGGCCAGACAGCATGTTCACCCTCCTGGTAGAACAAGGAATATTATTCCCAAACGATGCCTTTGGACAGCACATATGCTACCCCCAGAGGTTCGACCATGAAATACCAGAACACGTACTGATGGATGGCACCCAGAAGTTCTACGCCAACCTTATCACCCCATTATCCAAACTGGTACTGAAAAAATTCCAGGAAGTCACTGACTTAGGACTCCTGGAGCAGATCAAGATGATTGCACCAGCACACGGACAGATCTGGACCGACCCCATGAAGGTCATCGGAGCCTACAGCACCTGGGCCACTGGTGAATGCCAGGATAAGATCACCATCATCTACGACACCATGCACCAGTCCACCCAGAAGATGGCCCATGCAGTTGCTGAAGGAGCCATGAGCGAGGGAGTGGATGTTAAAATGTACTTCCTCCACGAAGATGAAAGAAGTGAAATCGTGAAGGACATCTTGGAAAGTAAAGCCATAGCTCTAGGGGCCCCTACCATCTACGATGAACCATACCCCAGTGTGGGTGACCTGATATACTACCTGCGAGGATTGAAATTCAACCGAACCGGAAGGGAACGCCTGGCACTAACCTTTGGATCCATGGGAGGAAAAGGAGGAGCTCCAGAAACCCTGGCCCGTGATCTTAAAGAGTGCGGATTCAACGTCCTCAACGAATACGAAGTATACTACGTACCAGATGCAGATGAACTGGAAAAATGCTTCGAAGCAGGTAAAAAACTGGCTCAAGAGATAAAAAAAGCATAA
- a CDS encoding ferritin family protein — protein MDLINEHKIGICKGTDLEKLVAANFSGETQEVGMYLAMARLAQRDGLPEVAEVLKTIAWEEAEHAAHFAEMNEVIKPTLKENLEMMLEGETMANNEKKAAAKKAKECDIDPAHDFFDESSRDEARHARMLKGILERYF, from the coding sequence ATGGATCTTATAAACGAACATAAAATAGGAATTTGTAAGGGAACTGACCTGGAAAAACTGGTAGCTGCTAATTTCAGTGGGGAAACTCAGGAAGTGGGAATGTACCTGGCCATGGCCAGACTGGCACAAAGAGATGGACTTCCTGAAGTGGCAGAAGTACTGAAAACCATAGCCTGGGAAGAAGCAGAGCACGCAGCACATTTTGCTGAAATGAACGAAGTAATCAAACCCACACTCAAGGAAAACCTGGAAATGATGCTTGAAGGGGAAACCATGGCCAACAACGAGAAAAAAGCAGCAGCTAAAAAGGCCAAAGAATGTGACATAGACCCTGCCCATGATTTCTTCGATGAAAGCTCCCGGGATGAAGCCCGCCACGCTCGAATGTTAAAAGGAATTCTGGAGAGGTACTTCTAA
- a CDS encoding rubredoxin: MNYQCEICHYIYEPENGDPEGGIEPGTSFKDIPSDWLCPRCGIDKSTFKPTGKEIQAPRGKDPLLVMVLGLTQGLWTIAGTGSYSVTRQIGRTFLEELKGKGLEFNDSKTSLESVRSYFVETHHMAGNIEYSIGGDEVELKVKNCRFFPVCSQLESQGVLITTCPYTNTAAMAMEEATGYRFRISKEPQGFGHQIKLKKVSKVK; the protein is encoded by the coding sequence GTGAACTACCAGTGTGAAATATGCCACTATATCTACGAGCCAGAAAATGGAGATCCTGAAGGTGGAATTGAACCTGGAACCAGCTTCAAGGACATACCCAGTGATTGGCTTTGCCCCCGGTGTGGTATAGATAAATCCACTTTCAAACCAACGGGAAAAGAAATCCAGGCCCCCCGGGGTAAGGATCCACTTCTGGTAATGGTGTTGGGACTTACTCAGGGACTGTGGACCATAGCTGGAACAGGATCCTACTCAGTCACCCGTCAGATTGGCCGCACATTCCTGGAAGAACTCAAAGGAAAAGGATTAGAATTTAACGACAGTAAAACATCACTGGAATCAGTTCGCAGTTACTTCGTAGAAACCCATCACATGGCGGGGAATATAGAATACTCCATTGGTGGTGATGAAGTGGAACTTAAGGTGAAAAATTGCCGTTTTTTCCCGGTATGCAGCCAGCTGGAAAGCCAGGGAGTTCTCATAACCACCTGCCCCTACACCAACACTGCAGCCATGGCCATGGAAGAAGCCACTGGTTACCGGTTCAGAATAAGTAAAGAACCACAAGGATTTGGACATCAAATAAAATTAAAAAAAGTATCTAAGGTCAAATAG
- a CDS encoding FAD-dependent oxidoreductase produces the protein MKIVIIGGGAGGLSTASNIRKYDKKAKITVITRDENIAYSPCAIPYVLSGQVDQFQDIIMHQPEDYLERDIKVITRAEVVEVSTAENIIRYSLLESNSNHLQDESFDLDYDYLVIATGGSPITPPIEGADLKGVFKIRTIGDGETIKEWAQHSNKVVVVGAGLIGLEIAFGLKKMGLDVTVNEMLPQIVPRSLDPSMANIVQKYLESEGIKVILGKGMEKVAGQDHVEGVIFEDDILDADMIIMATGVRPETKLAKMADCELGRWAVKVNQKMQTSVPNIYAVGDCVEVVDAITGQPTQSPLGSTAVRQAKIAAKNIAGVESEFKPVLNAMVSKIGELEFGSVGLTESFATHNGLEVICGKSRALTKARYYPGAKRIDVMMVCDLKGRIIGCQLIAKERVAERVDTMALAIAKNVTCQELATTEFSYAPPVSMVIDPIILAAEDACEKLKQFHNTRNNNCG, from the coding sequence ATGAAAATTGTAATCATTGGAGGAGGAGCAGGTGGACTGTCCACTGCTTCTAACATAAGAAAATACGATAAAAAAGCCAAAATAACTGTTATTACCCGGGATGAAAACATAGCCTACTCTCCCTGCGCTATTCCCTACGTTCTCTCAGGTCAGGTAGACCAGTTCCAGGATATCATCATGCACCAGCCTGAAGATTACCTGGAAAGGGATATTAAAGTTATAACCCGTGCAGAAGTAGTGGAAGTTTCCACTGCTGAAAACATAATACGATATAGTTTACTAGAATCTAATTCTAACCATCTTCAGGACGAATCATTTGATTTAGACTATGATTACTTGGTAATTGCAACTGGAGGGTCACCAATAACTCCCCCCATTGAAGGAGCCGATTTAAAAGGAGTATTCAAAATCAGGACCATTGGAGATGGGGAAACCATTAAAGAATGGGCCCAACACAGCAACAAAGTAGTGGTGGTTGGAGCCGGACTTATCGGTTTGGAAATAGCCTTCGGCCTTAAAAAGATGGGCTTGGATGTTACTGTAAATGAGATGCTGCCCCAAATCGTTCCCAGATCCCTGGATCCCAGTATGGCCAACATTGTACAGAAATACCTGGAAAGCGAGGGTATAAAGGTTATCCTGGGTAAGGGAATGGAGAAAGTGGCAGGCCAAGACCACGTGGAAGGAGTTATTTTTGAAGATGACATTTTAGACGCTGATATGATCATCATGGCCACTGGAGTTCGCCCTGAAACCAAACTGGCTAAAATGGCGGATTGTGAACTTGGAAGATGGGCTGTGAAGGTTAACCAGAAAATGCAAACCTCAGTCCCCAACATCTACGCAGTGGGGGACTGTGTGGAAGTGGTGGATGCCATCACTGGCCAACCCACCCAGTCACCCCTGGGTTCTACCGCGGTGAGGCAGGCCAAAATTGCGGCCAAAAACATTGCAGGAGTAGAATCTGAATTCAAACCAGTTTTAAACGCCATGGTATCCAAAATTGGAGAACTTGAATTCGGTTCAGTGGGACTTACTGAATCCTTTGCCACCCATAACGGATTAGAAGTTATATGTGGAAAAAGCCGGGCTTTAACCAAAGCACGTTACTACCCCGGGGCAAAACGTATAGACGTTATGATGGTTTGTGATCTTAAAGGAAGGATAATCGGCTGCCAGCTAATTGCCAAAGAAAGAGTTGCAGAACGTGTTGATACCATGGCATTGGCCATTGCCAAAAATGTTACCTGTCAGGAGTTGGCCACCACGGAATTTTCCTATGCTCCTCCAGTTTCAATGGTAATTGACCCCATAATACTGGCTGCAGAGGATGCCTGTGAAAAATTGAAACAATTCCACAACACACGGAATAATAACTGTGGATGA
- a CDS encoding site-2 protease family protein — MNVLWYYVIFFVSVYVLAILFRNKLKVDVYGPILMRRTQKMKGWIDSIAQASPRFWRWTMNIGIPASVICMGIMVYLLILSLQYMLQAPQAALLLPGVDIPGSPIYIPIFSGIVALALLMVVHEFGHGILARAQGVGVKSIGVILLAILPGAFVELDEEDVEKAKRSVKLRIYAAGSMFNLGLAAIAWVVVLLLTTSFIPFAFQPDGLKITSVTPGGPSEGILHDGMVIQDINGYSVGNRAAANKFLNSTRPGDKITLTTNQGTYTVTSTGNPNNASTTYIGIRGDTNMVVKPSVAQTYGDVIPWFLYNLADLCYWIYALNIMVGLFNLLPMKPLDGGIIFEELLRYKIPENITGKIVSCVSWLMIGIVALLIVYGTVPGIIQMF, encoded by the coding sequence TTGAACGTTTTATGGTACTACGTCATTTTCTTTGTCAGCGTCTATGTTTTAGCCATCTTATTCCGAAATAAACTAAAAGTAGACGTTTATGGGCCCATTCTTATGAGAAGGACCCAAAAAATGAAGGGATGGATTGATTCCATAGCCCAGGCCAGCCCCAGATTCTGGCGATGGACTATGAACATAGGCATCCCTGCATCAGTCATCTGTATGGGAATAATGGTTTACCTGTTAATATTATCCTTACAGTACATGTTGCAGGCCCCTCAGGCAGCACTTCTTTTACCCGGAGTGGATATTCCTGGATCCCCCATATACATCCCCATATTCTCAGGAATAGTCGCCCTTGCGCTTTTAATGGTGGTTCACGAGTTTGGACATGGAATTCTGGCCAGGGCACAGGGAGTTGGAGTTAAATCCATTGGTGTCATTTTACTGGCAATACTTCCAGGAGCATTTGTGGAACTGGATGAAGAAGATGTTGAAAAGGCCAAAAGATCAGTTAAATTGCGTATATACGCCGCAGGATCAATGTTTAACCTGGGACTGGCTGCAATTGCATGGGTGGTGGTACTTCTCCTGACCACATCATTTATTCCCTTCGCTTTTCAGCCTGATGGGTTGAAAATTACCAGTGTAACACCTGGAGGCCCATCTGAAGGTATACTCCATGATGGAATGGTTATTCAGGATATTAATGGATATTCAGTTGGTAACCGGGCTGCAGCCAATAAATTCTTAAATAGTACCCGCCCAGGAGATAAAATAACTTTAACAACTAATCAGGGCACTTACACTGTTACCTCAACTGGTAATCCCAACAATGCATCAACAACCTATATTGGAATTCGAGGGGACACTAACATGGTGGTTAAACCCTCTGTTGCCCAGACATATGGTGATGTGATCCCCTGGTTCTTATACAACCTGGCTGATCTGTGTTACTGGATATACGCCCTGAACATTATGGTAGGACTGTTTAACCTCCTGCCCATGAAGCCCCTGGATGGAGGGATTATATTTGAGGAACTGCTCAGATACAAAATACCCGAAAATATCACTGGAAAAATAGTTTCCTGTGTTTCATGGTTGATGATCGGAATTGTGGCACTTTTAATAGTTTACGGAACAGTTCCAGGAATAATACAGATGTTTTAA
- the glp gene encoding gephyrin-like molybdotransferase Glp, with amino-acid sequence MFLSKLMPMDDAQKIINNYLKTTVIEEIPLEEAYQRVNAQDVISTLNSPPFDRSAMDGYAIQAEDSFGHSPTSPFQLKVVDHIGAGQKSDLKLTSGEAITIATGAPIPAGANAVVMAEYTHEEGDIIDVETSLAPGENVSPAGEDFDKGDIVLEKGKLLGPAELAIIASAGFDRVSVYKKPRIAVIITGSELVMPKKELEGAEVINSNHFTIKSMVESCLAVPEMFHSIDNAELVEELFEKLFREYDALITTGGTAISKGDVVVDVAQKLGEVHVHGVSLRPGKPFGFAQVQGKPVFMLSGFPVAAMVQFDVFARGALLKMQGLQQNPLLVHKKAARKISSTLGRTDYIRARIEGEMVRPLKIKGSGIIRSMVESDSYIIIPENLEGIEEGDQCQILPYHSLKA; translated from the coding sequence ATGTTTCTATCCAAACTCATGCCCATGGATGATGCTCAGAAAATCATCAATAATTACCTTAAAACCACAGTAATAGAAGAAATTCCATTAGAAGAAGCTTATCAACGAGTGAATGCTCAAGATGTCATTAGCACTTTAAATTCACCCCCTTTTGATCGTTCGGCCATGGATGGATATGCCATACAGGCAGAAGATAGCTTTGGTCACTCCCCAACCAGTCCATTCCAGTTAAAGGTGGTGGACCATATAGGGGCCGGGCAAAAGTCAGATCTCAAACTAACATCTGGTGAAGCGATTACAATAGCCACAGGGGCCCCCATACCTGCAGGTGCAAATGCAGTGGTCATGGCAGAGTACACCCATGAAGAAGGAGACATTATTGATGTTGAAACTTCCCTAGCACCAGGTGAAAATGTATCCCCTGCAGGAGAGGACTTTGATAAGGGAGATATTGTTCTGGAAAAGGGCAAACTCCTAGGACCTGCAGAACTGGCCATCATTGCTTCAGCTGGTTTTGACCGTGTTTCAGTGTATAAAAAACCCAGGATAGCTGTTATTATAACTGGGAGCGAACTGGTGATGCCTAAAAAAGAACTTGAAGGGGCAGAAGTAATTAATTCCAATCATTTCACCATTAAATCTATGGTAGAAAGTTGTCTGGCAGTTCCTGAAATGTTCCACTCCATTGACAACGCTGAGCTGGTGGAAGAACTCTTTGAAAAATTGTTTAGAGAGTACGATGCCCTCATCACCACCGGAGGCACTGCTATCAGTAAAGGAGATGTGGTGGTGGATGTGGCCCAAAAATTAGGCGAAGTCCATGTTCACGGAGTTTCATTAAGACCAGGTAAACCATTTGGTTTCGCACAGGTCCAGGGAAAACCTGTTTTCATGTTATCCGGTTTTCCAGTGGCAGCCATGGTACAGTTCGATGTTTTCGCCAGGGGTGCCCTACTCAAAATGCAGGGTCTCCAACAGAATCCATTGTTAGTCCATAAAAAAGCAGCAAGGAAAATATCGTCCACACTGGGTAGAACCGATTATATAAGGGCCCGAATAGAAGGTGAGATGGTCCGTCCACTGAAAATAAAGGGATCAGGAATCATAAGATCCATGGTAGAATCTGATTCTTACATTATAATCCCAGAAAACCTGGAAGGGATTGAAGAAGGAGATCAATGCCAGATTCTCCCATATCATTCTCTAAAAGCTTAA
- a CDS encoding cadmium resistance transporter yields the protein METIIILTAISAFISTNLDDLFILAAFFANPEFRAKDVVSGQYIGFIVLLTVSSLAYFIHFIIPSQWISLLGIIPIIIGIKSLIYLKKSETDNSVQNVNFNKYNKGTLSVAMVTLANGGDNLGVYMPLFASMAPTSLFLTAIIFLIMVGIWCFLGFKLVNNRILGDKIKNYGHYILPFVMIIIGLVILLRGWV from the coding sequence ATGGAAACTATAATAATTTTAACTGCCATATCTGCCTTTATATCTACAAATCTGGATGATCTATTTATCCTCGCAGCTTTTTTTGCAAATCCAGAGTTCAGGGCAAAAGATGTGGTTTCGGGACAGTATATCGGATTTATTGTTCTTTTAACAGTTAGTTCCCTGGCCTATTTCATCCATTTTATTATTCCATCCCAATGGATCAGTTTACTGGGAATTATCCCAATTATAATTGGAATCAAAAGTCTTATTTATCTTAAAAAGTCAGAAACAGATAATTCAGTGCAAAACGTAAACTTCAACAAATATAACAAGGGCACGTTGTCCGTAGCTATGGTTACCCTGGCCAATGGTGGTGATAATTTAGGGGTTTACATGCCTCTTTTTGCCAGCATGGCTCCCACCTCTCTGTTTTTAACTGCTATTATCTTTTTGATTATGGTGGGAATATGGTGCTTTTTAGGATTTAAACTTGTAAACAACCGTATTTTAGGGGATAAAATTAAAAATTATGGTCATTATATCCTTCCATTTGTGATGATAATCATTGGTTTGGTGATTCTTTTAAGGGGATGGGTTTAA
- a CDS encoding ABC transporter ATP-binding protein, which translates to MIKIDSLNKSFGRIRALENLNLEIEKGELLGLIGPNGAGKTTAIRIICCILQPNSGNVTVGGYSIYHDPIKIKSMIGYLPEEPNLYERFKARDLLKYFGELYGVPKNEIDGRIDELLELVGMSHRADDQINTFSKGLRQRIGIARALIHDPEIIIFDEPTMGLDPATSRAIRNFIKELKGDKTVILCTHYMDEADLLCDRVAILNQGKIRDMGTPEYLKEKIHGDIILQVRVKEPQKIQKNQLLAFDSVEGVNLEGNQFLISLRSREDISHIIDIFGEQAISVNTKEPTLDDVFIQTTQ; encoded by the coding sequence ATGATTAAAATAGACTCTTTAAACAAGTCTTTCGGACGCATCAGAGCACTGGAGAATCTAAATCTTGAAATAGAAAAAGGCGAATTATTGGGGTTAATTGGGCCAAACGGCGCTGGTAAAACCACCGCTATCCGAATTATTTGTTGTATACTTCAACCCAACTCTGGAAACGTGACTGTGGGGGGATACAGCATCTATCATGACCCTATAAAAATCAAATCCATGATCGGATACTTACCCGAAGAACCCAACCTTTACGAGCGTTTCAAAGCACGGGACCTTTTAAAGTACTTCGGTGAACTGTATGGTGTCCCTAAAAATGAGATTGATGGGAGAATAGATGAGCTTCTGGAGCTGGTAGGGATGAGCCACCGTGCTGATGACCAGATCAACACGTTTTCCAAGGGTCTGCGCCAGAGGATTGGAATTGCCCGGGCACTGATCCATGATCCAGAAATTATAATATTTGACGAACCCACCATGGGCCTGGACCCAGCCACTTCCAGGGCCATACGCAATTTTATCAAGGAACTTAAAGGGGATAAGACCGTTATTCTGTGCACCCATTATATGGATGAGGCAGATCTGTTATGTGACCGAGTGGCAATCTTAAATCAGGGGAAAATTCGTGATATGGGAACTCCAGAATACTTGAAAGAGAAAATACACGGGGATATAATCCTCCAGGTTAGGGTTAAAGAACCTCAAAAGATTCAAAAAAACCAGTTACTGGCCTTTGACTCCGTGGAGGGGGTGAACCTGGAGGGTAACCAGTTCCTGATATCCCTACGCTCCAGAGAAGATATCTCCCATATAATCGATATCTTCGGTGAACAGGCCATTTCAGTGAACACCAAGGAACCCACACTGGACGATGTATTCATTCAAACCACACAGTGA
- a CDS encoding ABC transporter permease, which translates to MKLNMNFSIITRWEFKNTLKSKKFLLIFFMQLSVLAMLIFMFNSFAANIESDKGLSLTPSLVDFATLDVDDRGGVFKKSIDQEIIKVYSTNGNGSFLRLENGETNGFYTVSSDSIQRIQNGEIVDTVLYLDYSDPRRSVVRDSINTTTKSVSSALTQSYLQSNNPSNTSSQTGIKEEKIGESLPMQIIKKVMLVVLLFLPLFLFGNIIIDSVVGEKERKTGEILVAMPISPGEILLGKGLAVVAISALQVAMWMVVLIAAGFTINNPLPVYFMVVLTAIPIVGLTSIIGAYAKNYKEAGIGITFAYVIIVGFLIVPALAYISRKSYAANISPMTTAMRLFTGEAIPIPEILMSVTVVIILSVIFFGIAAWLFGRDDVLFGPRPGPVKLTLQLLGIKKR; encoded by the coding sequence ATGAAACTCAACATGAATTTCAGTATCATTACTCGTTGGGAGTTTAAAAACACTCTAAAGAGTAAGAAATTCCTTTTAATCTTTTTCATGCAGTTATCAGTCCTGGCCATGCTGATATTCATGTTCAATTCCTTTGCTGCCAACATAGAATCGGATAAAGGACTCTCTTTAACTCCATCTCTGGTTGATTTCGCCACTCTGGATGTGGATGACCGTGGAGGGGTGTTTAAAAAAAGTATAGATCAAGAAATAATAAAAGTATACTCGACCAATGGTAACGGTTCTTTTCTTCGCCTTGAAAATGGTGAAACAAATGGGTTTTACACTGTTTCATCAGACTCAATTCAACGAATACAAAATGGGGAAATTGTAGACACGGTGCTCTATCTGGATTACTCTGATCCCAGAAGGAGCGTAGTTAGAGATTCCATCAACACCACCACCAAATCAGTTTCATCTGCTTTAACTCAGTCATACTTACAATCTAACAATCCTTCCAATACTAGCTCTCAAACTGGAATAAAGGAGGAAAAAATAGGGGAATCACTACCTATGCAGATTATCAAGAAGGTGATGCTGGTAGTGCTCCTGTTCCTACCGCTTTTCCTGTTTGGTAACATAATCATTGATAGTGTGGTGGGGGAAAAGGAGCGTAAAACAGGTGAAATATTAGTTGCCATGCCCATATCTCCAGGTGAGATTTTGCTGGGTAAAGGGCTTGCAGTGGTTGCTATATCTGCACTGCAAGTGGCTATGTGGATGGTTGTCCTTATTGCTGCAGGGTTCACTATTAACAATCCCCTACCTGTTTATTTCATGGTGGTGCTCACTGCAATACCCATAGTGGGTCTTACTTCCATAATAGGTGCATATGCTAAAAATTATAAAGAAGCTGGAATTGGAATAACCTTTGCCTATGTTATAATAGTGGGATTTTTGATTGTCCCTGCCCTGGCCTACATATCTCGTAAAAGTTATGCTGCTAACATTTCGCCTATGACCACTGCTATGCGCTTATTTACAGGGGAAGCTATCCCCATACCGGAAATCCTTATGTCGGTGACAGTTGTAATTATTTTGAGTGTAATATTTTTTGGAATCGCAGCCTGGCTATTTGGACGGGATGATGTTTTATTTGGTCCGCGTCCTGGACCAGTAAAGCTCACATTACAATTACTTGGTATTAAGAAAAGGTGA
- a CDS encoding MarR family transcriptional regulator, which yields MDDEKLSEMFEGLLLLYQLIQKKIFKHKSFEARRNISFNLYLILLMLKSSNQLPLSETGKLLCIRKQNMTYMTDKLVEEGLIKRVPDLNDRRMINITITDKGKMYVDEWQKMKMEGMKRNFIYFNDDDLTKLHKSVDNMKYVLSKIEND from the coding sequence GTGGATGATGAAAAATTGAGTGAAATGTTTGAGGGTTTACTTTTGTTATACCAGCTCATTCAAAAAAAGATTTTTAAACATAAATCCTTTGAAGCACGGAGAAACATATCATTTAACCTTTATTTAATATTGTTAATGTTAAAAAGCTCTAATCAACTACCTTTATCTGAAACTGGCAAATTATTATGCATAAGAAAACAGAATATGACATATATGACCGATAAACTTGTTGAAGAAGGTTTAATCAAACGCGTGCCGGACCTAAATGATAGGAGAATGATTAATATTACCATTACTGATAAAGGGAAGATGTACGTGGATGAATGGCAAAAAATGAAAATGGAGGGAATGAAAAGGAATTTTATTTATTTTAATGATGATGATCTAACTAAACTGCATAAATCCGTTGATAACATGAAATACGTTCTTTCTAAAATTGAAAATGACTAG
- a CDS encoding ABC transporter permease, which produces MLGIIIGVATRVLLMGAGNGMQSYMKDQTETMMGDVSIYTKN; this is translated from the coding sequence ATGCTGGGCATAATAATTGGGGTGGCCACTCGGGTGCTTCTCATGGGTGCAGGTAATGGGATGCAGTCCTACATGAAGGACCAGACAGAAACCATGATGGGTGATGTTTCTATTTACACTAAAAATTAA
- a CDS encoding ATP-binding cassette domain-containing protein, with protein sequence MENIQNGCRGNQRPAGSQLPTGRKGFPGIMGPSGSGKSTLLHLAGILDLPTKGEVILNGKNVSKLSGKEQAHLRRTEISFVFQRFNLLSQLTAEELN encoded by the coding sequence ATGGAAAACATACAAAATGGGTGTAGAGGAAATCAACGCCCTGCAGGGAGTCAACTTCCAACTGGAAGAAAAGGCTTTCCTGGCATTATGGGTCCATCTGGCTCAGGTAAATCCACACTTCTGCACCTGGCAGGCATACTGGATCTTCCCACAAAAGGAGAAGTTATTCTCAATGGGAAAAACGTCAGCAAACTTTCCGGAAAGGAACAGGCCCATTTAAGGAGAACTGAGATAAGCTTCGTTTTTCAGCGTTTTAATCTACTTTCCCAGTTAACTGCTGAGGAATTAAATTAA